The following coding sequences are from one Eulemur rufifrons isolate Redbay chromosome 13, OSU_ERuf_1, whole genome shotgun sequence window:
- the ABRAXAS1 gene encoding BRCA1-A complex subunit Abraxas 1 isoform X1 has protein sequence MEGESTSAVLSGFVLGALAFQHLNTDSDTEGFLLGEMKGEAKNNITDSQMDDVKVVYTIDIQKYIPCYQLFSFYNSSGEINEEALKKIFSSVKKTVVGWYKFRRHSDQIMTFRERLLHKNLQNHFSRQELVFLLLTPSIVTESCSTHRLEHALYKPQKGLFHRVPLVVANLGMSEQLGYKTAPGSCTSSGFSRAVETHSPEFFEEDGSLKEVHKINEMYASLQEELKSTCEKVEHSEEAIEKLLDDISRLKREIKKRKQARTQAEREKNVPKDPPENAFLCQALQMFFPDCEFLHSCVMSLKNRCISKSSCTSSHRLDVVDNLTLMVEYTDIPEASPARTPQTMKRKSLEKTGDRWQFKKSRLSEIENKPPKTDADSSNQEKTSSISSPETDEEIEKMKGSGEYSQSPTF, from the exons ATGGAGGGTGAGAGCACGTCGGCGGTGCTCTCGGGCTTTGTGCTCGGCGCGCTCGCCTTCCAGCACCTCAACACGGACTCGGACACG GAAGGTTTTCTTCTTGGGGAAATGAAAGGTGAAGCCAAGAATAACATTACGGATTCCCAAATGGATGATGTTAAAGTTGTTTATACAATTG ACATTCAGAAATATATTCCATGCTATCAGCTTTTTAG CTTTTATAATTCTTCAGGtgaaataaatgaagaagcactaaagaaaatattttcaagtgtcAAAAAG aCTGTGGTAGGTTGGTACAAATTCCGCCGTCATTCAGATCAGATCATGACATTTAGAGAGAGGCTGCTTCACAAAAACTTACAGAACCATTTCTCACGTCAAGAACTTGTTTTTCTGCTGTTAACACCAAGTATAGTAACAGAAAGCTGCTCTACTCATCGGCTGGAACATGCCTTATATAAACCTCAGAAAGG ACTTTTTCATAGGGTGCCATTAGTGGTCGCCAACCTAGGCATGTCTGAACAGCTGGGTTACAAAACTGCACCAGGTTCCTGCACGTCCTCTGGCTTTAGCCGAGCAGTAGAAACACACAG cCCTGAATTTTTTGAAGAAGATGGATCTTTAAAGGAGGTACATAAGATAAATGAAATGTATGCTTCATTACAAGAGGAATTAAAG agtaCATGCGAAAAAGTGGAACACAGTGAGGAAGCAATAGAAAAACTACTAGACGATATAAGCCGATTAAAACGAGAaatcaaaaaaaggaaacaagcaCGGACTCAAGCAGAAC gagAGAAGAATGTCCCAAAAGACCCTCCGGAGAACGCTTTTCTTTGTCAAGCTTTACAGATGTTTTTTCCGGATTGTGAATTTCTTCATTCATGTGTTATGTCTTTGAAAAACAGGTGTATTTCTAAAAGCAGCTGTACCAGCAGCCACCGTCTTGATGTGGTAGACAACCTGACCCTAATGGTAGAATACACTGACATTCCTGAGGCTAGTCCAGCTAGGACGCCACAAACAATGAAGCGCAAATCTTTAGAAAAGACAGGTGATAGATGGCAATTCAAGAAATCACGGCTGTCAGAGATAGAAAACAAACCACCTAAAACAGATGCTGATAGTAGTAACCAGGAAAAAACATCCTCAATAAGCAGCCCAGAAACAGATGAAGAGATTGAGAAAATGAAGGGTTCGGGTGAATATTCACAATCTCCTACATTTTGA
- the ABRAXAS1 gene encoding BRCA1-A complex subunit Abraxas 1 isoform X2, with the protein MEGFLLGEMKGEAKNNITDSQMDDVKVVYTIDIQKYIPCYQLFSFYNSSGEINEEALKKIFSSVKKTVVGWYKFRRHSDQIMTFRERLLHKNLQNHFSRQELVFLLLTPSIVTESCSTHRLEHALYKPQKGLFHRVPLVVANLGMSEQLGYKTAPGSCTSSGFSRAVETHSPEFFEEDGSLKEVHKINEMYASLQEELKSTCEKVEHSEEAIEKLLDDISRLKREIKKRKQARTQAEREKNVPKDPPENAFLCQALQMFFPDCEFLHSCVMSLKNRCISKSSCTSSHRLDVVDNLTLMVEYTDIPEASPARTPQTMKRKSLEKTGDRWQFKKSRLSEIENKPPKTDADSSNQEKTSSISSPETDEEIEKMKGSGEYSQSPTF; encoded by the exons ATG GAAGGTTTTCTTCTTGGGGAAATGAAAGGTGAAGCCAAGAATAACATTACGGATTCCCAAATGGATGATGTTAAAGTTGTTTATACAATTG ACATTCAGAAATATATTCCATGCTATCAGCTTTTTAG CTTTTATAATTCTTCAGGtgaaataaatgaagaagcactaaagaaaatattttcaagtgtcAAAAAG aCTGTGGTAGGTTGGTACAAATTCCGCCGTCATTCAGATCAGATCATGACATTTAGAGAGAGGCTGCTTCACAAAAACTTACAGAACCATTTCTCACGTCAAGAACTTGTTTTTCTGCTGTTAACACCAAGTATAGTAACAGAAAGCTGCTCTACTCATCGGCTGGAACATGCCTTATATAAACCTCAGAAAGG ACTTTTTCATAGGGTGCCATTAGTGGTCGCCAACCTAGGCATGTCTGAACAGCTGGGTTACAAAACTGCACCAGGTTCCTGCACGTCCTCTGGCTTTAGCCGAGCAGTAGAAACACACAG cCCTGAATTTTTTGAAGAAGATGGATCTTTAAAGGAGGTACATAAGATAAATGAAATGTATGCTTCATTACAAGAGGAATTAAAG agtaCATGCGAAAAAGTGGAACACAGTGAGGAAGCAATAGAAAAACTACTAGACGATATAAGCCGATTAAAACGAGAaatcaaaaaaaggaaacaagcaCGGACTCAAGCAGAAC gagAGAAGAATGTCCCAAAAGACCCTCCGGAGAACGCTTTTCTTTGTCAAGCTTTACAGATGTTTTTTCCGGATTGTGAATTTCTTCATTCATGTGTTATGTCTTTGAAAAACAGGTGTATTTCTAAAAGCAGCTGTACCAGCAGCCACCGTCTTGATGTGGTAGACAACCTGACCCTAATGGTAGAATACACTGACATTCCTGAGGCTAGTCCAGCTAGGACGCCACAAACAATGAAGCGCAAATCTTTAGAAAAGACAGGTGATAGATGGCAATTCAAGAAATCACGGCTGTCAGAGATAGAAAACAAACCACCTAAAACAGATGCTGATAGTAGTAACCAGGAAAAAACATCCTCAATAAGCAGCCCAGAAACAGATGAAGAGATTGAGAAAATGAAGGGTTCGGGTGAATATTCACAATCTCCTACATTTTGA